The Natronosporangium hydrolyticum nucleotide sequence CACCAACCCGTGCAGGGCGGTGTGCTTCTCTGGTTCGTTGACCGGCAGTTGGTGCCAGGTGCCCGCGAACGGATACCGACCGTCGCGGATCCGGTTCGGCCACGGGGCGAGGATCTGGCCGGCGGCACCGGGGCACAGCTCGTCCGCCGCATACCCGTCGAGCAGCTCGTGCTCGCCCACCCGCCAGGTCCGCAGGCCGCCGCCGACCTCGACAATCACCGCCTCCTGGGCGCCGTCGGAGATGGTCCACTGGGAACCCGACGGATGAACTGTGTCAGCCATGCCCGTTACCTTATAGTGACCTGGCGGCTGGGTCACGGCGCCAGCCGCTCCACTACCCATCGATTGGGATCGCCGCCAAGATTGGGATCGCCGCTCAGATTGTGGTCACCGGCGAGCCGGCGGTAGCGCAACCGGTCGTGCAACCGATCCGAGCGGCCCTGCCAAAACTCCACCGTCTCCGGCACCAGTCGCAGACCACCCCAGAACGGCGGCGCTGGCACCCGCTCCGGATACCGGGCTGCTACCTGCTCGTACCGCTCCCGCAGCTGGGCCCGGTCGGTCAGCAGCTGCGACTGGTGACTCGCCCACGCCCCCAACTGCGCGCCGCGCGGCCGCTGCGCGAAGTACGCCTCGGTCTCCTCCCGGGAGACCGGCGCCACCTCCCCACACGCCACCACCTGACGATGTTGCCGCAGCCACCCGAAGACCACGCTCGCGTACGGGTTGGCCCGTACCTCGGTGGCCTTACGCGACCGCAGATTGGTGAACCACACGAAGCCACGCTCGTCGTAGCCCTTCAGCAGCACGGTCCGGGCGCTGGGCCGGCCGCGGGCGTCGGCGGTCGCCAGCACCATCGCGTTCGGTTCCAGCTCACCGGCGTCGACCGCTTCGGCGAACCACCCGGCGAACTGCGTCGGCCAGTCGGCGGCCAGGTCGCCCTCGGCGAGGGCCGCCTCGGCGGCGTACTCCTGGCGGACCCGCGGCAGGTCCGGCATGTCCTTCGTCACACTGCCCATCCTCACCCACCCGGTCGCCACCCGCACCACCCCGGCCAGGCAAGATGACTCGAAGATAGGGGATCCCTCATCGCCGGGCAGCACTGGCTGCGCTCGCCCAGACACATCAAGGGAGTGCGAAATGTCTGACTTCAAACCGGGCTTGGAGGGCGTGGTCGCCTTCGAGACCGCGATCGCCGAACCCGACAAGGAAGGCGGCGCACTGCGCTACCGAGGCGTCGACATCGAGGACCTGATCGGCGAGGTGTCGTTCGCCAACGTCTGGGCGCTGCTGGTCGACGGCGAGTTCGGGCCGGGCCTGCCCCCGGCCGAGCCGTTCCCGGTGCCGGTGCACTCCGGCGACATCCGGGTCGACGTGCAGTCGGCGGTCGCCATGCTCGCCCCCTACTACGGCCTCCAGCAGCTGCTGGACATCTCGGACCAGCGGGCCCGCGACGACCTGGCCCGGGTCTCGGTCACCGCGCTGTCGTTCGTCGCCCAGTCAGCCCGCGGTCTGGGCCTGCCGGCGGTGCCACAGCGCGAGATCGACAAGGCCAGCACCATTGTGGAGCGATTCATGAAGCGGTGGCGCGGCGATCCGGATCCTCGCCACGTCAAGGCGGTCGACGCCTACTTCATCTCCGCCGCCGAACACGGCATGAACGCCTCCACGTTCACCGCCCGGATCTGCGCCTCCACCGGCGCCGACGCGGCAGCCTGCATCTCTTCCGGGATCGGCGCCCTCTCCGGCCCGTTGCACGGCGGCGCACCCTCCCGCGTACTCCACATGATCGACGCAGTGGAGCGCTCCGGCGACGCCGAGCGGTACGTCAAGGATGTGCTCGACCGGGGAGAACGGCTGATGGGCTTCGGGCACCGGGTCTACCGGGCCGAAGATCCGCGGGCCCGGGTGCTCCGGCGGGTCGCCCGGGATCTCGGCGCGCCGCGGTTCGAGGTGGCGGAGGCGCTGGAGAAGGCGGCGCTGGCGGAGCTGCACGCCCGCCGCCCGGACCGGGTGCTCGCCACCAACGTCGAGTTCTGGTCCGCGGTGGTGCTCGACTTCGCCCAGGTGCCGCCGCACATGTTCACCTCGATGTTCACCTGCGCCCGGACCGCCGGGTGGAGCGCGCACATCCTGGAGCAGAAGAAGCTGGGGCGGCTGGTGCGCCCTTCAGCGAAGTACGTCGGCCCAGCCCCCCGCACCCTCCAAGAGTTGATCATGGACCCAGGTACCTGAACGGGGCGGTTTGAGGTCCCAAAACCCATGATCAACCCGCAGGTTGGCGGGGTGGGCGGGGGGCGGCATGTGCCCCCGCCCAGCCCGGGGTGCAAGGATGGGTTGGTGGCTGACCTGACGAAGATCCAGATTCCTGAGGACCGTAAGCCCACCGACGGACGGTTCGGCTCCGGGCCGTCGAAGGTACGCCCAGAGTCGCTGGACGCGCTGCGCGCGGTGGCGACCACGTACCTCGGCACCTCACACCGCCAGCGCACCGTCCGCGACCAGGTGGCGCGCCTACGCCAGGGCATCGCCGACCTGTTCGACCTCCCCGACGGGTACGAAGTCGTGCTCGGCAACGGCGGCACCACCGCGTTCTGGGAGGTGGCGGTCTTCTCACTGATCCGCAACCAGGCCCAGTGCGCCTCGTTCGGCGAGTTCGGCTCGAAGTTCGTGGCCGCCGTCAAGGACGCGCCGTTCCTGGCCGACCCGAGCGTCCGGCAGGCCGCCCCCGGCACCGCGCCGGAGCTGATCGCCGAAGCCGGCGTCGACGCGTACGCGACCCCCCACAACGAGACCTCCACCGGCGTGGCGGTGCCGGTCCGCCGGGTCGCCGGCGCCGACCCGGGCGCGCTGATGCTCCACGATGCCACCTCCGCCGCCGGTGGGCTGGCGGTCGACGTCGCCGAGTCGGATGTGTACTACTTCGCCCCGCAGAAGGCGCTCGCCTCCGACGGCGGGCTTTGGCTGGCGCTGCTCTCCCCGACCGCGCTGGAGCGGGCCCACGAGATCAAGGAGTCCGGGCGCTACATCCCGACCTTCCTCGACCTGATCACCGCGATCGACAACTCACGGCTGTCCCAGACCTACAACACCCCGGCGCTGGCAACCATCTTCCTCGCCGCCGAGCAGGTCGACTGGCTACTCAGCCAAGGTGGGCTGAGCTGGGCGGCCAAGCGCACCGCGGAGTCGGCGAGCGTGCTCTACGGCTGGGCCGAGCGGTGCCCGGTGGCGCAGCCGTTCGTCACCGACCCGGCGCTCCGCTCGCCGATGGTGGCCACCATCGACTTCGACGACTCGGTCGACGCGGCCGGGCTCGCCGCCGCGCTGCGGGCCAACGGGATCCTCGACACCGAGCCGTACCGCAAACTCGGCCGCAACCAACTCCGGGTCGCGCTCTACCCGGCGATCGACCCGGCCGACGTGGCAGCGCTCACCTCCTGCCTCGACTACCTGCTGGAGCAGAGCTGAGCTGATCGCCGCCGGGCCGCCGGTGGCGCAGGGTTGATACACCGAGGGGATGGAACCACTCGGAGCCGTCGTCATCGCCACCGCGATCCTCGGTGCGCTGGTGCTGGGGGTCCGCGGCGTCGTCGCCGGCCGGCGGCGGGCCGCTGACCAGTTCCATCTCGCGCAGGCGGGCCGGCTGGTCACCGCCCGGGTCGCCGCGGTGGAGCCGATGGACCGGTCGGTCAACCGCGCCGCCGGCCACGCGGTCACCCTGTCACTACCCACCGGCGGCGGCTACGACCGCACCATCCGGGACACCAGCGGCCTGGGCGGCTATGTGGTCCGGGAGGGCGGGCAGGTCCAGCTCCGGGTGTCACCAGACGATCCAGACCTGTACCAGGTGGAGCAGATCCTCGGACCCGCCGGCCCGTACCCGGTCCGCGCCGGGCCGGCCCAGACCAGCCCGTTCGGGCCGTACCTGCTGCTCATCGCGCCAGTGCTGGCGGCGGCGGGGCTGCTGGCCAGCTGGCAGTGGGGCGCGCAGATCCTGCCGGTGCTGCTGCCGGTGCTCTTCCTGATCGTCGGCGGCGTCCTGCTCGGCAGCGGGGTCCGGTCGGGCCGGCGGCGCCGGCAGTGGACCGCCGAGACCACCGGCGTGGTCACCGATGTGTGGACCGAACGCCAGCGCTCCGGCCGGGGCAGCAGCCTCGTGTACGCGTTCACCGTGCATTTCTTCACACCCGACGGTCGCGAGGTCCATCGCCGCCACCGGGATGCCAACAGCGTCTTCCGGCCGAAGCCACAGCAGCAGGTGACGGTCCGGTACCACCCCGCCCATCCGGCAGAGTTCGGGTTGGCCGGGGCCGGCGGGGCCCTCAATGACGTGATGTTCACGATCATCGGGGCCGTATTCGTCGGGATCGCGTTCTGCACCCTCGCCGTCTTCGCCGGAGTCGCCACCTCCTGGTGATCGGCCCACGACGCTGCGTCTGCCATAGTGGGCAGCCGGGACCGTTCGCGTCGGGTACCCGTCGGCGTGGCCTCCCCCCGACCCTGGCGAAGACCGCGTACCGTGGTCGGGAGGCATCGGGGGGCAGCCGAGGACTTCACCTCGGCGCTGGCACGGCACGGGAGGGAGGCTCGCGATGCGACCGGTGAGGTTCGTCGCCGTCTCCGAGGACGGTCAGGCGCTGGTGCTCGCCGACGAGGTCGGCCGGTTGCTGGCCCTGCCTCGCGACGACCGCCTGGTGATGGCGGTTCGTGCCGAGGCAGATCATAACGGGTCCGCCAACGGTTCCGGCGGCGGTGGGGAGCAGGTCGCGACGCTCTCCCCGCGCGACATCCAGGCCCGGATCCGGGCCGGCGAGTCCGCCGACGAGGTGGCCCGGGTCGCCGGCGTGCCGGTCGACCGGGTGCTGCGGTACGCGGGACCGGTCCTGCAAGAGCGGGCGATGCTGGCCCAGCACGCCCGGCGGACCAAGCTGAAGAGCTCCGACCGCTCCGCCACCCTCGCCGAGGTGGTCGACGGTCGGCTCGACCAGCACGGCGTGGACGCGGAGAAGATCTCCTGGGACGCGTACCGGCGAGACGACGGCACCTGGCGGGTCATCGCCACCTGGCCGTCGGGCAAGGCCACCGCGCAGGCGATCTGGGAGCTCGACAAGGCCCGCACCCAGGTCACGCCGCACGACGACATGGCGCACTACCTGTGCGCGGAGCGGCCCACCCCGATCCTCGGGCAAGAGGAGGCGCCCGGCGCCGACGCCGACCCGTTGCGTCGTCGCGGCAAGCCGCGGGAGCAGTCCCGCGGCGGCCACGGGCTGCCCACCCCGACCGACGAGACCGCCGCCCGCCGCAGCACCCGGGACCCGATCCGCGCCGGCCGGGACGCGCTCATGGCCAGCCTGGACCGCCCGCTCGGCGCCGCTGGTCGGGGCCTGGACGCACCGGCCGCGGCGGCCGCGATCGCAGACACCTCCCGGCAGCGGGGCAGCTCGCCGTTCGAGGACGACGCCGACGCCCCGCAGGAGGTCCCGGCGGTGCCGTCGCTGGCGGTGCTGCGCCCCCGCCGCACCGGCAACAACGACGCCAACAGCGGCGGGGAAGCCCCCCGCAAGCGCGGCCCCAGCTGGGACGAAGTGCTCTTCGGCAGCCCACCGGCGGCCCGCGAGTCGTGAACCGTCAAGGCCCGGCACGGCCGGCCGGTCGCCGGTCGGCACCGGCCGCGCGTGGCAGGCTGGGCGGATGGAGTACAAAAACCTAGGCCGCACCGGACTTTCGGTCAGTCGGCTCTGCCTCGGCACGATGAACTTCGGCCCGCAGACCAGTGAACCCGACAGCTTCGCGATCATGGATCGGGCGCTGGAGCACGGCATCAACTTCTTCGACACCGCCAACGTATACGGCTGGAAGGTCGGCGAAGGGGTCACCGAACAGATCATCGGACGCTGGTTCGCCCAGGGCGGCGGCCGGCGCGACAAAGTAGTGCTCGCCACCAAGGCATTCGGCAAAATGAGCGACTGGCCCAACGACCAGGGCCTGTCGGCGCGGCATCTGATCAAGGCCTGCGACGAGTCCCTCCAACGGCTCCAGACCGACTGGATCGACCTGTTCCAGATGCACCACGTGGAGCGGAGCACCCCGTGGGAGGAGATCTGGCAGGCGATGGAGGTGCTCACCAACCAGGGCAAGGTCCGCTACGTCGGCTCGTCGAACTTCGCCGGCTGGCACCTGGTGCAGGCGCAGGAGGCGGCGAAGTCGCGCCACTTCCTGGGCCTCGTCTCCGAACAGTGCATCTACAACCTGCTCACCCGGCATGTGGAGCTCGAGGTGTTGCCGGCGGCGCAGCGGTACGGCATCGGGATCATCCCGTGGTCGCCGCTGCACGGCGGGGCGCTGGCCGGGGCGATCCGCAAGCTCGCCGAGGGGCGGGCGGCCCGGGCCGGCTCCGGCCGGGCGGAAGAGGCGCTGACCGCGCATCGGCCGGCGATCGAGGCGTACGAGAAGCTGTCCGCCGACCTCGGCCACGACCCGGCGGACGTGGGGGTCGCGTGGTTGCTGGCGCAGCCGGCGGTGACGGCGCCGATCATCGGGCCCCGCACGGTCGAGCAGCTGGACAATTCGCTGCGGGCGCTGACGGTGCCGTTCGATGCCGAGGTGAGCAGCCGGTTGGACGAGCTGTTCCCGCCGGTCGGCAAGGGCGGCCCGGGGCCCGAAGCCTGGGCCTGGTGAACCCGCCCCCTCCCGGCCGATCATGAGCCGCCCCGCCCTCCCGGCCGATCATGAGCTGGTTTGCCGACCCGCCGGGCGTGTCGGTTTACTAGCTCATGATCGGCGCGGAGGGGGCGGGCGGGAGCGGAATCCGCACCAGCGGGTCATACACCGGTTTCGGGCCGAGGTGGCTGCGCACCAGCATCACCGAAGCCACCGGCCACTCCGGACCGGTGTACTCGGCGAGCGCGGACAGGTCCGCGTCGAGGTCGGCCACGGGCAGCCGGTCGCCCGGCCGGGCGATCGTCAGGTGCGGCCGGAACGGTTTGCGGTCGTCGATGGCGAGTTCTGCCTCCCACAGCGCGCGCTGGACCTCGGTGGCTACATCCCTGAGCCCCGCCCGGTCGCCATCTAGTCCCACCCACAGCACGGTGAAGCGGCGGCGACCGAACCGGCCGCCGCCGGCCAGCCGCAACCGGGGTACCGGTTCGCTGCGGGCACGCCATCGGGCGACGCCGGTGTCGAGCGCGGCCGCGGCCGCCGGTACGCCGGAGTCTGGCACCTCACCGAGGAACGCCAGGGTGACGTGCCAGGACGGTCGGGCGGTGAGCCCGACCCGGGAGCCGGCGGCGGTGGCCCGGCCGAGCCGTAGCCGCTGGACATACTCGGCCAGGTGGTCCAGGGCGGTGGCCGGGGGATAGATCGCCACGAAGAGCCTCACCGCCCCAGTCTGCCCGCTCCCCTCTGCCGATCATGGGGTTAGGGACCGGAAACCCCGCTGTTCATGTACCTAAGTTCATGATCGGCCGATTGGGGGGGTGGGGGCGGCGGGAGAGCGGGGGGCTACGTACACCGCCGGCAACGGGCGGAACCGCATCCGCAGCTGCTCCCCGTGCCGGCGCAGCTGCCACGCCAACCCCGCCACACCCGCCAGCAGCGACGCGACCCCGCCGAGCCAGATCGCCGACTCCGGGCCGAACCGCTCCGACCACCAGCCGACCCCGAGCGCGCCCAACGGCGTCGTACCGAGGAAGACCAGGATGTACAACCCCATCACCCGGCCCCGCAACGAGGCGTCGCAGCCCATCTGCACCCGCTGGTTCGCCGCCTGGGCGAAGAAGATCGCGAAGAATCCGGTCGGCAGCAGCAGCGTCAGCACCAACCAGTACGGCGAGGAGAAGCCGACCAGGATCGAAAAGACCCCGAATCCGACCGCCGAACCGGTCACCACGTACGCCGAGGGGCGTGTCCGGCGCCAGGTGCCGCCCAGCGCACCCGCCAGCGAACCGGCGGCCAGGGCCGCCGCGAGCAGGCCGAACGAGGCTGCCCCGGTCTCGTACACCACCTTGGACAGTACTGGCAACGTGACCTGGAAATTGAAGCCGGCGGCGCCGACCACCGCCACCAACGCGATCGGCAGGACCAGGTCGCTGCGGGCGCGGACGTAGCGGATGCTGTCGGCGATCCCACTACTGGGGCGCTTGCCCTTGCCCGGCAGTTGCTCCCGGAGTAGCTCCTGCGGCCGGATCCGGAGCAGGCTGATCACCGGGGAGATCGCGGCGCTGGTGGCGATGAGGAACGCCGGGCCGAGGCCGAACAGCGCGATCGCGCCGCCCGCCGCCGCCGGGCCGACGATTCGGGCCGAGTTGAACACCGCCGAGTTGAGCGCGAGCGCGTTCGGCAACAGCGTGTTGCCGACCAGTTCGGAGACGAACGCCTGGCGTACCGGGTTCTCGATGGCGTTGGCGGTGCCGAGCAGCGCGGCCAGCACGAACACGTGCCACAGCTGCACCAGGCCGGTGACTACCAGCAGCGCCATGGCGATCGCCAGTACGGCGAACGAGGCGTTGGCGATGAGTAGCAGCTTGCGCTTGTCGTACCGGTCGGCGAGGACCCCGCCGAAGAGAGTCAGCAACAGGATCGGCGTGAACTGCAGCGCCACCGTGATCCCCACTGCGGTGGCGGAGTTGTCCGACAGCTGCAGGACCAGCCAGTCCTGGGCGACGAACATCATCCAGACCCCGATGAGCTTCACCAGCTGGCCGGTGGCGAACAGCCGGTAGTTGCGGACAGTCAGGGACTGAAAGGTTTTGTGCAGCCGCGATCGCAAGCGGGTACGCCTCCTCGGGTCGAACCTTGGTCCATAGCGGACGGAACGGACCGACCCGGCGTGGTGAGCCCCCTGGGGTGGGCTCAGGCCTCCGCAACCCGACGCAAGATCTCCGCGGCTCGCCGCAGCGCCTCGCGTTCGTCGATCGTCAGCTCGGCGATCCGGCGGGCGAGCCACTCGTCGCGCGCCCGTTCGAACTGGGCCAGCATCTCCCGCCCCGCCTGGGTAGCGGACAGGATGACCTGCCTACCGTCGGTCGGGTGCGGGGTGCGTTGCACCAGCCCGCGCTGCTCCAGCTTGGCCACGATCTTGGTCATGGTCGGGGGCCGGACCCGCTCGGCATCGGCCAGCTCCCGCGGGGCCATCGCCCCGGCGAGCTCGAGGCTGAGTAGCGCGGAGAGCTGGGTCGCGGTCAGATCGCCGACCGGTCGGGTTTGCCGGACCCGCCGGTTGAGCCTGGTGAGAGCGTCGCGCAGCATCCCGGCCAGCTGCACCGAAGGCACCTGCTTCGCCATCACCATCCGCTCCGTCACGATACTTAGCTTAACTAATAAGCCGGGCTAACGACCAGCTACTATGACCGCGGTCACCCGTGTGGGTCGTAGCGTACCTACACCTGTCCAGGCCGGACACCGCCGCTACCAGTGTCGGCCCGGCTACCCTGGCGAGCGGACCAGTATCGTTGAGCGGTGGCAACCACGCCCCAGCACCAGCGCTCCGGCGACCCGACCGTCGCCCGACCTCCGATCACCGCCCTAGACCCGCCGCTGACGCCGTACGCCCTGGCCGGCACCGCGCTCTGGGCGGTGGTGGGGTTGGTTTCGCTGGCCGCCGCCGCACCCTCGGCCTGGGTGTGGACCTGCCTCGCCGGGGCGTTGATCGGAGTCGGGCTCACCATCGTCGGCCGGCTCCGGGAGCGTCGCTAGCCGCTGCGCCCCGGCGTCTCGACCAGCTCCACCTCGGTGTCGTCGTAGACGGTCGGCAACTCCTCGATCGGTTGCTCCGGCGCGAGCAGCACCTCAGAGTGGGCCCCGCAGCCGTGGTCGGCGCTGACGGCGGTGCCGTCATCGGGCGCGTACAGGTTGCCGCAGACCCCGAAGAGCTGCCGCAGCCGACCGGCCAGCGGCAGCCAGAAGCCGCACGAGACGCAGCGGGCGTCCCGGGGCGCCGACGTCGAGATCGGCGCGTCCGGGCCATGATCACCCTCATACCACCGCGCGGCGGTCTCCAACCGCCCCTCCCGGGACATCACCCGCCGTCGACCCAGCCCGATCTCCCACACCACGTCCTCGACCGCCGGATCATCGGAGAGGAGGTAACCCGGCGCCAGCCGATCGTCCTCCGACGGGGTCGGCAACAGGTCACCCACCCCCAGGTCACCCGGCTTGAGCCGCTCATCCCACGGCAGCCACTCGGGTGGGCGCAACGCCTCCGGCCCCGGCAGCAACACCGTCTCGCAGACCGTCACCTTGCGGCTGCGGGGCACCCGGGTCACCTTGACCGCCCAGCGCCAGCCCTGGTATCCCGGCAACCCACAATCGAAGAGATGGGTGACTACCCGGTCCGCCTCGGCAAGCGTGCCCAGATGGTCGCCGACGTACTGCGGCTCCACCTCGGTGACCGATTCGCGAGCGACCTCGACCGCCTCGGCGCAGACCGCGTCCAGCCGCGGGCTCCGGGCACGGCGGCCGACCGTACGCGCGCCGGCCTCGGCGGTGCTGCTCAGGGACGGTGTGGTGGGCATGCCGGCATTGTCCCATGGCTGCCGTCGGCGGGTCACGCGCGGGAACGGTCGCCGGTCGAATCTCGCACTACCCGACGAGAATGCGCAAGGATAGGGAAATGCCGGTTACCGAGACCGTCGGGCGTGCGGCGACCGCCGCAGGTCGCGGAGTCCGCGCCACCACCCGACCCGTGGTCGCGGGTGGCCGCTGGACCCGGCGGCAGACCGGCCGTTTCCGGACCGCCATGGCCGGTGGCGAGCGCGGCATGGCCCGGCTGTTCGACCTGCACGCCGCCTCGATCGCCGGCGACACACTGATCGCCGTAGGCCTCGCCGGCACCATCTTCTTCGCCGTACCGCTCGGCGAAGCGCGCACCAACGTAGCGCTCTACCTGCTGGTCACGATGGTGCCGTTCGCACTGTTGGCGCCGCTCATCGGCCCGTTGATCGACCATTTCCGGCACGGCCGCCGGTACGCCCTGGCCGCCACCATGCTCGGTCGGGCGGTGCTGGCCTGGCTGATCGCCGACTACCTCGACCAGTGGGCGCTCTACCCGGCCGCCTTCGGGGTGCTGGTGCTCTCCCGCGGGTACGGGGTGGCGCGGGCGGCCACCGTCCCCCGACTGCTGCCCGACCGGCTGGGCCTGTCGCAGGCCAACGCCCGCGGCAGCGTGTACGGGACGATCGCGGGCGCGGTGGTGACCCCGCTCGGGCTGGCGGCGTTCTGGATCGGGCCGCAGTGGCCGCTCCGGGTAGCTTCGGTGCTGTTCCTGATCGGGATGGTGATCGCGCTGCGACTACCGGACCGCGCCGACTCCGACCCCCCGGAGGAGCCGCCCCGGTTGCTGAAGATGCTGTGGGTCCCGGGCCGCGGCCTCGGCTACCGGATCTTCAACAGCCGGCTGGTTGTCGCGACGCTGATCGGCAGTAGCATCCACCGCGCCCTCTACGGGTTCCTGCTCATCTTCCTCGCCTTCGCGATCCGGGCCGACCAGCTACCGACCACGATCGCCGGGGTAGAACTCGGCCAAGGCACCGCGCTCGGCGTCGTCAGCGGGGCGCTGGTGGTCGGCACCTTCCTGGCGGTGGCGCTCGGCAGCCGGCTGCGCATCCACCATCCGGTCGCGATCCAGGCTATCGGGCTGCTGGTGGTGACGCTCACCGCGATCGCGACGGTGTTCTTCTTCGCGCTCCCCATGGTCGTTGCGCTGTGTGTGATCGCGGCGATCTCCAGTGGCCTGGCCAAGGTGGCGATCGACTCCTCGATCCAGGAACGGCTCGACGAGGAGCACCGGACCTCGGCGTTCGCCCGTTCCGAGACGGTGCTGATGCTGGCCTTCGTCGGCGGGGCGGCGTTCGGCCTGATCCCGATGCCGGGCCAGCTCGGGCTGGCGGTGGCGGCCGGGGTGCTGGCGTTGGCGGTAGTTCGAGCGGCGATCGTCTCCGTCCAGCTACGAGCGGAGGTCCTCTCCGGCCGGCCGTCGGTGGCGCAGCCCGCTCCCTCGACCCCGGACCGCGCGGGCCACGACCCCACTACGGTCGAACTCGCGGACCCCGACGCCGCCACCGTCGAACTCGCGGACCCCGACGCCGCCACCGTCGAACTCACGGACCCCGACCCCGCCACCGTCGAACTCGCCGACCAGGATCACCCTTCCGGCCGGACCGACCCACGAGGCCGGACCGACCCACGAGGCCGGACCGACCCACGAGACCAGACCGACCCACGAGACCAGGGAGTCAACCGTTGAATTCGCCGATTCTGGTCGCCGCCGCCGTCGCCGCCGAGCGGGACGCGATCCGCGCCGGGCTCCCCACCGACGCCACCTCGGTGACGGTCGAGGCGGTCGGAGTTGGCCCGGCCGCGGCCGCCGCCGGCACCGCTCGGCTGCTGGCGCTGGCCGAGGCCGCCGGACACCCGTACCGGACGGTGATCTCGGCCGGCATCGCCGGCGGGTTCGCCGGCCACGCCGGCCCCGGGGAGCTGGTGATCGCTGCCCGGAGCAGCCAGGCCGATCTGGGCGCCGAATCCCCCGAGGGTTGGTTACCGCTCGACGAGCTGGGCTGGGGCAGCGCCACCGTCGCGGCGGACCCGCAGCTCCTCGCCGAACTGTCGGACCGGCTACCCGAGGCGGTCATCGGCGATGTCCTGACCCTCGCCACCGTCACCGGCACCGCCGCGCGTGCCGCCGCCCTCGTCGAAGCCCACCCCCGGGCCGCCGCCGAGGCGATGGAGGGCTACGGGGTCGCCTGCGCCGCCGCCACCGCCGGCGCGGCCTTCGCCGAGCTCCGCGCGATCTCCAACCTGGTGGGCCCCCGGGACCGCGGCGCCTGGCGGATCAAGGAGGCGCTCGCCGCCCTCACCACCGCGGCCAAGGCGCTCGCCTGAGCCAGCAACGGCCAGCGTCAACGCCGCGGGCTGCGGGTTGACCAGGCGAAAACCACAGGAGCGGAAGAACCCGAACGGGGCTTGGAGCCCTAACCACACTCGAATGACGACGCCGTCGCCCCCGGCGCGGAGCTCATCCCGAAGCCGGCCGACCAGCCGGCGCCCCAACCCGACGCCCCGCCAGGCCGGCGCCACCTCGACGGCGCAGAGCACGAACTCTCGCTGCCGGGAGCTCGGGTCGGTGGTCAGGTAACCGCCGAGCCAGCCGGTTATCCCGCCGCTCGGGTCGTACGCCACGTATTGCCGCACATTGTCAGGTAGCCCCACCGACGACCTGGTGAGGTGCAGCTCCGGCAGCAGCTGCTCCCCGCAGGCACGGCGACGACGCTGATCCCGGCGCTCCCGGTCGAGGTCGAAGGTGTGGTCGGGCGCCGGTCGGGGCCATCGAGGGCGGGGAATCTCATACCAGTGGGCCCACCAGGCGCCCCACCAGTCGCGGGCGGTCAGCACCGGACGCGCCTCAAGATGCGCCGGGAAGTGCCGGCCTCGACGATCCGGGACGGCTTCATAAGGGTGGGTCGGCAGCGGTTGCGGCTCTGTCGTCACCGCGAGCGCCGCCCCGGCCGCCGAAACTAGCCGCTCCACGGTCCGGAACCGAGGGTCGCTGGCTGCTCCGGACTCGATCCTGGCGATAGTGCTCGCCGGCACCCCGGCGCGGGCGGCGAGCTCACGCTGGCTCAGGTCGGCGCAGCGGCGCAGCCACCGCAGCGTCTGGCCGAGATCGAGCGGCTCCGGTTCGGATCGGCCCTGGGTCGTCACGCACGCCAGTCTTCCCAGCTCAGCCAGGCGCGGCAAGCCTGCTCCGGCCAGCCTGTGGATAACCGCCGAGCTGTGGAAAACCCTCGCCCGGCCTATGTGGGTGGTGCCGCAGCCTTCGAGAGCTGCACCGTCTGTGCTAGCAGGGGTGGGGCGCGGGCGCCGAGCGCATCCTGGGCAGCCGCACCGGCGGTACCAGGGGCGACGTCAATGACATCGGCATCGCGGAGCACCCGACAGCGGCCGGCGGAGCTCAAAGTCTGCT carries:
- the thpR gene encoding RNA 2',3'-cyclic phosphodiesterase; the protein is MRLFVAIYPPATALDHLAEYVQRLRLGRATAAGSRVGLTARPSWHVTLAFLGEVPDSGVPAAAAALDTGVARWRARSEPVPRLRLAGGGRFGRRRFTVLWVGLDGDRAGLRDVATEVQRALWEAELAIDDRKPFRPHLTIARPGDRLPVADLDADLSALAEYTGPEWPVASVMLVRSHLGPKPVYDPLVRIPLPPAPSAPIMS
- a CDS encoding MFS transporter, whose product is MRSRLHKTFQSLTVRNYRLFATGQLVKLIGVWMMFVAQDWLVLQLSDNSATAVGITVALQFTPILLLTLFGGVLADRYDKRKLLLIANASFAVLAIAMALLVVTGLVQLWHVFVLAALLGTANAIENPVRQAFVSELVGNTLLPNALALNSAVFNSARIVGPAAAGGAIALFGLGPAFLIATSAAISPVISLLRIRPQELLREQLPGKGKRPSSGIADSIRYVRARSDLVLPIALVAVVGAAGFNFQVTLPVLSKVVYETGAASFGLLAAALAAGSLAGALGGTWRRTRPSAYVVTGSAVGFGVFSILVGFSSPYWLVLTLLLPTGFFAIFFAQAANQRVQMGCDASLRGRVMGLYILVFLGTTPLGALGVGWWSERFGPESAIWLGGVASLLAGVAGLAWQLRRHGEQLRMRFRPLPAVYVAPRSPAAPTPPIGRS
- a CDS encoding MarR family transcriptional regulator; this encodes MTERMVMAKQVPSVQLAGMLRDALTRLNRRVRQTRPVGDLTATQLSALLSLELAGAMAPRELADAERVRPPTMTKIVAKLEQRGLVQRTPHPTDGRQVILSATQAGREMLAQFERARDEWLARRIAELTIDEREALRRAAEILRRVAEA
- a CDS encoding DUF2530 domain-containing protein, producing MATTPQHQRSGDPTVARPPITALDPPLTPYALAGTALWAVVGLVSLAAAAPSAWVWTCLAGALIGVGLTIVGRLRERR
- a CDS encoding DUF3027 domain-containing protein, which gives rise to MPTTPSLSSTAEAGARTVGRRARSPRLDAVCAEAVEVARESVTEVEPQYVGDHLGTLAEADRVVTHLFDCGLPGYQGWRWAVKVTRVPRSRKVTVCETVLLPGPEALRPPEWLPWDERLKPGDLGVGDLLPTPSEDDRLAPGYLLSDDPAVEDVVWEIGLGRRRVMSREGRLETAARWYEGDHGPDAPISTSAPRDARCVSCGFWLPLAGRLRQLFGVCGNLYAPDDGTAVSADHGCGAHSEVLLAPEQPIEELPTVYDDTEVELVETPGRSG
- a CDS encoding MFS transporter codes for the protein MPVTETVGRAATAAGRGVRATTRPVVAGGRWTRRQTGRFRTAMAGGERGMARLFDLHAASIAGDTLIAVGLAGTIFFAVPLGEARTNVALYLLVTMVPFALLAPLIGPLIDHFRHGRRYALAATMLGRAVLAWLIADYLDQWALYPAAFGVLVLSRGYGVARAATVPRLLPDRLGLSQANARGSVYGTIAGAVVTPLGLAAFWIGPQWPLRVASVLFLIGMVIALRLPDRADSDPPEEPPRLLKMLWVPGRGLGYRIFNSRLVVATLIGSSIHRALYGFLLIFLAFAIRADQLPTTIAGVELGQGTALGVVSGALVVGTFLAVALGSRLRIHHPVAIQAIGLLVVTLTAIATVFFFALPMVVALCVIAAISSGLAKVAIDSSIQERLDEEHRTSAFARSETVLMLAFVGGAAFGLIPMPGQLGLAVAAGVLALAVVRAAIVSVQLRAEVLSGRPSVAQPAPSTPDRAGHDPTTVELADPDAATVELADPDAATVELTDPDPATVELADQDHPSGRTDPRGRTDPRGRTDPRDQTDPRDQGVNR